Part of the Cercospora beticola chromosome 5, complete sequence genome is shown below.
ATATATTCGAGAGCCGACCAAGCTTGTCTCAACTGGCTAGAGAAGTATGGCATCTCGTGTGGTTTCCTGTCGTACATGTCTGCACGTCTGCGGCCAGGCGAGTGAGGCGTAACCGGGCGAGCCCTGTTGAATATAGGCATACGATCATCTTCGGGGCCATCCACGCGTACTACAGGTATGACATAACTCTGAGTCTGCGCTTTACCGTCATCTGGTGACTGTACTTTCGCACCGTTGTCTGGTGACTGCTCTTCATCGCTATCAGAGTCGTCCCAACCGCTGGCGAGCGATGCGTCAGCTACCTTGTCGCTGTCGGTCAAGTTCGTCTTCTGTTTGCATGCCTGTGTTTTATCGGAATCACTGATCGACGCCACATTGCTATCAGCATTGTCGGTGTTAGCCCCTTCAGTCGCTTGCTGATTCGATGAGTCTTCGGGCTGAACGCCATTCTTTGTAGTGGCATGCATACCCTCGGAGGTACCAGCCACATCTTCAGTGTCGGAGGCCACGTGCGGCACCGACTCAGGCTGTATGGAGGGTGTCGCTGGCTCTTCGATATGCGTGTCCTGCACGCAGTTGTCTTCGTCTGTGAGGTCCTGGGATACTGCAACCAGTGCACTACCCTCATCAACCTCTCGATCgactttcttttcctcttcttgctggcaCATAATCAGGGGCCGGTCATTAAAATGTTCCTGTATGTTAATTTCTCGTGAAGGAGGACCTGCCTCTTGGTTCAATGAGTGTTTGGATGCAATAGAAAACACGAAAATGAAGACAAGAAACTGGGAAATCAAAGCGTGCGGGGCGCACGAGCAGATTTGTGTACTTCATCTTGCCACTGCAGCGTTGCAAGGCCACATGGCTTTGATGAGCATGGTGCCAGAAATAGGTCAAAGGGATCATCTTTGTATGGAGAACTTCTTGCGCCTCGGGCAATTTCGTCACACAAAGAAAGAGCGGTACAATGAACGCCGAGGCTCATGTCGACACAGAGTCTATCGGTTTGAACGCGCAAGTGGTCACCGGTATGCTCCCACGGATCCGATTGAAGAGCAGAGCCCTCTTTGAAGAGAAGGCGAAAGGAGACATCTGAAGAGCAGGTTGTTTCTTGATATGTGTGTCCATATCGCACCATATGTGCCTGCTGAATATAGTCTTCATGATGCTCAAGACTGAGCTTTCCCTCGGATTTGGATGGATGCTTGCATGAGTGGTAGTCGTTAGACCATCTCGGAGCATTGATGCTTTTTGCAGCTCGTCTTTAGCCTGCGTCGCGCTGCCACGGCATTTTTCTGTTTGATGACATGCTTCGAAGATTTATGTCCTGCAGCAGATGGAGGTAGAGCCTTCATGCACCGAGCAAGGAGCGCAAATGGCTAGTAAGTCTGATCACTCTCCTGTCCATCAGCCGTCCGAGACTTCGAGAGAGCAGATATTGCGATGAGCATCCAATTCATGTTATCTCTGTGAAGGTCTATGATCTTTCCATTTCGCGAATTGAAATTGGAAAGGGTCGTGTGTTGATGAAGCATGTAAAAGGTCTGGTTGACGCCAAGTGCATCGCAACTCCCGTCGCCGAGATCGCTCCGCGTCGAACCACATTGACGAAGTCCATGCAGGTGCACAACTTCACTCATTACATTCCCCGTCACTCATTATTGCATTGTCCGAGGCGTTAGGCGCGAGCTCTGTGTTGTAATGGAATCGCAGAGCTTGGTAGAATCACCATATCTCAGATCTCTCATCGTATGCCATGCCCATCATAGGGAAGACGATCCCGTGAAGCCTGCAGCTAACATTCCTAGGCAGGCGGCGTAGCAGGTACGACCGTAGACATCTCACTTTATCCTCTCGATACCCTCAAGACTCGATTACAGTCCTCCGCCGGCTTCTGGGCATCTGGCGGTTTTCGCGGTGTATACAATGGCGTAGGCTCTGCAGCAGTCGGCTCCGCGCCAGGAGCCGCATTGTTCTTTATGACATATGAAGGGACAAAGAGATATCTTGCACCCTACGGAACGAGCGCAACGAGCGAAGCGGGTGTGCAtatggcagcagcaagcttggGAGAAATCGCAGCATGTTCCGTGCGGGTACCGACAGAAGTGGTCAAGCAAAGAGCGCAGGCGAAGCAGCATCCGAGCTCACTGAGCTCGCTGAAGCATATCTTGGGACAAAGAGCAACACACGGGCTGCCTCATGTATGGCGAGAGCTGTACCGAGGATGGGGCATTACGGTCATGCGTGAGGTGCCCTTCACCATTATTCAGTTCCCGCTCTGGGAAGGCCTGAAGAAGTGGTCACTGGCACAGAGACAAGGCCCACGGCCCTCAGATGTCACAGCTGCGGAGAGCTCGATATATGGCGCTGTTTCAGGAGCTATCGCTGCTGGACTTACCACTCCTCTTGATGTGCTCAAGACCAGGATGATGCTATCGAAGGAGCGAGTCAATGTCTTCGATATGACGGCACGTATCTGGAAGCAGGAAGGAGGTCGTGTATTCCTCAGTGGCATCGGACCCAGGACCATGTGGATCAGTATCGGCGGCGCGGTCTTCCTAGGCAGCTACCAATGGGCAAGTAATCTACTaggaggacgatgagaaAATCGAAGGCCGATCTGACATCTTCACATCTGCTCAATGCTGCGAAGCTCTGCTCTATGGAATGTGGACATTGCTGTGCTGCCAACCCTTCCTAGGGCTCTATCAGAGTGTATATACAACCTTTTTAGCTGCTTATATACCTCAGAATCGGGAGCGGACGAGCCGACAAGGGTATACACCGTGAAGTGTTGGGACCTGTCTAGGTGCAGGGCAAGCTCCAAAAACCGTTGCGGACgcaggtgaagtgaagcacgCGGCCGttggagcaagagcaagctgccCTCGCACAGCACTGCCGCTGATTATCGGCTCACATGCAGCGCGTTGCGGTAATTAGAGTCCAAGTAAAGCAAACGGTCGCTGTCTATAAATCTAAAGCTTTTTCCAGTCCagacctcttcctccttaCCAACAGCAAACACCTCGCCTACTTCGTTGAACCTCGACACACATCCAACCCCACTACCGCGCCCGTCTAAGCATCAACTCTTCCTTTGCCGACACCATGTCCGCCATCAACATTACCGCACgcgagcaagagctgctctGCGCAGTCCTCGAGGTGATGAAGGCCGACGTACACCATCACCCTCCCCCTTTGCTGTACCGCGCGCTGACCAGCAACAGATCAACTGGCCAGAGGTTGCCAGAATTGGCAACTACAACACCCCCAAGCAAGCCCGTGACCGTTGGCCCATCGTGCGCAAGAAGCTCATTGAGGGCAGCGGCAAGGCCACTGGCTCCGGCGACGACAGCGCAGCTGCTACCCCAACTAccaagccaaagaagactccagcttctcgcaagcgcaaggctgGTGAGTGACCTGTCTTTGATCGCGAATCCTTTGACCTCTAAGCTAACGTGAGCGCagccgacgaagacgacgcagAGGACGCCACTCCATCCAAGCGCAGCAAGACACCAAAGGGCAAGAAAGCAGACACGCCAGTcgctgaggacgatgacgaaaaGGACACGGTCAATGGCAACGTCAAAGCCGAGCCAACcgaaggcgaggatgatgactaTCTTTGATTGCTCTCCGTCCTGGGTTCTCCAACTGGCGCTTTTTGGGCCACATTGAATGCTGCATTGGTTGCTGAAGATGAATTGAGCTTGGTGCATGCACTTTCGGGTATCTTCCCTGAGGCCCGAGAAGCAACTTCAGCATAGCTAGAGCACACGTCTTGACTGACAGACGATAAGACGGAATGAAATGATGCTTACTTCAACTCTTGTGCCTCTGACTCACCGACTGCCATTTCCGGTCACATGTGCTTCTCGGGGAAATGTGTACTACGTTGTTACAAAACGATCACGTAAAGCCATGGAACCTTCAGCTCTCGCTCAAATCACGAGAGGGAGGGGAAATGTCCCTGAAGCCCATTTCTGACGAACACAGTCCTCCATTATAAATACATTCCAATTACACCTGACTGACCTGATATCATCTCTCCTCCGCAGCCTACCCCTTCAAAACCCTCAACTCCAGCCCCAACACACCAGCAACCCCCATAGCCCCCAAACTCGCCAACGCAGCCATCACAAAATTCACCCCATTATTCGTCAACAAATCCTTCCCAACCTGCACTCTCGTCCCCCCAGGCAAAACCTTCACCCTCGTACCCCCCGGCCCCTCCACAACTTTCCCCGTCCCCCTATCACTAACCGTAACCTGACACAGCGCGCCAAGCACAGAATCGATAATACTCCCTGCGATCCCAGCAGCGATTAATGTGACAGTAATCTGAGGTTGGACATCCACGTGCGGAGGAGAAAGAGTCAAAGAAGCGAttgcgacagcgacgaggagTGAAGAGCCTAGTCCAGCATATTTGAACCCGTCGATTGTGACGCCGCCATTTGTGCCTTTGGGTACGGATTTCCAAGGGGCTGTGATGAGGAAGGGATTCTGTTTTGATAGTATGCCGAGTTCGGAGGAGAAAGTGTCTGCTGCTACGGCGGCGTATTGGGCGATGATTCCTATGGGGAGGAGTTTTTCGAAAACGGGGAAGTGAGGGCCTGCGGATAGACCTGGGACAACGGAGGAGATGAACGGAGACTTGTTGCGGAGTAGGTAGGCGtggatggcgatgaggaTGGAGGCCCAGCCGGAGTTTGCGAAGACTTGGACTGCGCTGCGGGCGCCTTCGCCGCCGGTTCCGCCTGTGGCGGATTGGGTGAGGTGGGCTTTTTTGGTGTGGCCGATCTTTGGAGGATGGGTGGTTAGTATTGTTCACGAGTGTTCTTGAGAAGAGAGTATACGCACTTTCGTCACTACGGTCCCGAGAAGGAAGAATACCATCAATAGCC
Proteins encoded:
- a CDS encoding uncharacterized protein (BUSCO:EOG09263EDC), whose protein sequence is MESQSLVESPYLRSLIAGGVAGTTVDISLYPLDTLKTRLQSSAGFWASGGFRGVYNGVGSAAVGSAPGAALFFMTYEGTKRYLAPYGTSATSEAGVHMAAASLGEIAACSVRVPTEVVKQRAQAKQHPSSLSSLKHILGQRATHGLPHVWRELYRGWGITVMREVPFTIIQFPLWEGLKKWSLAQRQGPRPSDVTAAESSIYGAVSGAIAAGLTTPLDVLKTRMMLSKERVNVFDMTARIWKQEGGRVFLSGIGPRTMWISIGGAVFLGSYQWASNLLGGR